In the genome of Acanthopagrus latus isolate v.2019 chromosome 17, fAcaLat1.1, whole genome shotgun sequence, the window cctcctctgtggcttctTGAGGTCTTTGACACAGGGTGCAGTGCTgtgtctccttctccttcaccgCCTGATGTTCAGTCCTCTTGTGGACATCCCTTATACATTCCTTTCTTTTGAGTTCCCTTGGTACTTTCCAAAAAAATGCCTCATTTATCCTCACGCCATCCTGCTCTCTCACTTTGGATTTTCCCACTAATGCCTGAGTGGCTGCAGCCTTTCCCTATGaaagcttttgttgttgtttttactatatctctttccctttccctttcccCCCTCTCACTACTGACCTAGAATCTCTCCTGAACAGCCTAATTTGAATCACTCCTCTTGCTGGTTAATGGATAAAGCGGGAGAGAGACATTGGCCtgctcttctgtctctgcctctggcCACTCTGTATCCACACTCAGCTCAAAGTGAAAGTGCTATGCTGGATTGCTTGTCTCCCTTTAAGTCTCGGCCCCTCCCACCGCCACACGTTTTACCTCACTATTGACTGACCCGGCTccctcccccctgctccccACATTCCCTGACACCCACCCTCTTTGCCCCTATCCTCCCCCCCTCCAAACCAGGCCCAAGGAGGTTTAGTCATGCAGTTGGAGcgtatgtttttcatttggacTCTCCCCCACACCTCTGTGCCTGTGGATCCACTGGTCTTTATCCCTCCAGAGTCAGTGCGCAACATCATCCCGTTTAATCATCACATGATCtgcccccttttctttttttttttttttttaaataaatcacagaatCACATTCCCTGAAAAACCGGATTGCAACACTGCACTGCCAGAACTTGCAAGTCATACCATGTGTGACAGCCCTCTGTACTCATTACTGTTAAAACGGGCTCCACGGAGGTGGATGGTGTGATCGGGCGATGTCTAATATTGTGCACAGCTGTCATCATCTGATTAGTAATGTGTTGCTCTTTCCCCTCAGGTTGTGCGAGGTGTCAGGAGGGGAGTTAATTACTAATGAAAGGCAggaagtttttttcttgtttcacaGAGGGGTTGTTCTtgtatttgtcctttttttgaGCACAAGCCAAATGAAGCAAGACAACTTTACCAAAGTCCCCTCTGGgttgagaggaaaaaggaaattggAGAGCAGCAGCCTCACTGCAAGCACTATATTATAACACTCCCAGAGGGATCATCAACTCCAAACCTCTTCACCTACGCTATGTGCTTTAATGACAGCTACAAATATCCCGTCATTGTGCCGTCTTCCTGTTCAAATGTTGCTCGCATATTGAGGGAAGTAAATATGTAACTAATCCTTGGAGCTGCTGCAAGTGACATGTTTTTCTAGTGAAACTTGCAAAATGAAATCCAGATTTGACTCAGAAAAGCATAACAATGAAAGAAGTCAAACTATTTGCAATTCTGAGCAGTGGAAAGCTACAGTCAATCCTAATATTTACAAACCAACTTATCCTCACAATTTGTACTGCAACCTGAGTTTATATGACCTACTCAATAACTAcacaagtaagaaaaaaaaaaaaagcccccccTCTGAATTTAAACAAAGCCGTATGTTGCTGAATTTTATTGACTCAAGTCTGCAAGCTTCAGCAAAGCAACAGGCTCAAATAACTCTggtatgaaaaaaaaccaaaaaccctCAGCCTTTTAGTGGATCTGTGTGCAACGGGCTCATTAAGAAGCCAAAATCCTGCTGATGTGGTCGGCTGTGCTGGAGCAGGGCCATGTTATGCAACAGTTTTGTACATTTAAGGACACCGTCAAACCTTAAATGAGTGTTGTCTTACAGCACTTGAGACTTGCTGACTGTCGACCACTCAAACAAGTGAGTAGGAGCTGGCTGACAAAAGCTGCTCGCTGGCGTTTCACTCCCTTTGTTCTTCCCGTTCGCCACAAGATGGAGCCAATGGCGGAACTTAAAACGAAAAGGGCGTCAAGAGTGACTGTtcatgttcatttatttcattttaaaacatcagaaaaagagtaaacaaagtgcaaagtcTGTTTGTAATAAGTTAAACTTTACATAATAATATGTAGAGGTACAATAATTCCCTTTTGACAAACAACAGCCTCATACATTATCCAAACTGGCTGAATGTGTTAATCTGTGCAGGATAATAATCAGGGTTAGGAACAGTAGATTTCTCATtaatttaaaagacaataatGGATGAGTCAAAGCATTTCTATCATCCATTCACATTCCTTTTTCATCCCGCTAAAAGTCccaaacagctaaaaaaaaaacaaaaaaaaaaaactgttgatgaAAATTCCTTGCTTTCACTTTCCTTTCTCTAGTATTTGCCACCCTTTTCAGTCCCCTTTCTCttcacccctcctcctttcttcacCCCTCTTTGTCACTGGCTAGggctcctctcccctccacgCACTGCGGTCATTAAATGACTCTTGTAGGTTTTGCTGAGTCCAGTCATCCAGAACTTTAATAGCCTGACGTTGTCCTCCTCGCCTGGCCCTGTGGCGCCGAGGAGTGCCAGAACCTTCTGGGTGTCTTCCCTCCCTCGCCCGTCCACTTTGGAGAACTTGAACAGAACTTTGACCTtactggaagagagagagagaatcagcTACTAGACTGCTTTGATAGGGAAAATTGTGAAATCTTGCTTAAAAACCAGGAGGTCTTTGATTTAGAATGTATGGGGTTGACTCACTTCATCCACTCCTCCTTCAGACACAACAGGCAGTGAGATACGACATCCACAGACAAGTTCTCATTGGACAGAGCCACCTCAAGCTTGTTTAATAACGTTGGACCTGGtaaaagagacaaagactgtAATTATCATGAGCTTATCATATGATTTGTAAACAGAATAAGTAAAAACGTTTTAATACTAATTTCCAATCAGGTTATCTTTTGGTCTCTTTTGTTCACTTAATCTCAAAAACGTTCTGGATGAACAGTTTTGAATGCAAGTTGATGGAAAGATGGGCGCTAGGCCAAGAAACAAAAATCTTATAAGAATTCCTTATGATTGTGTGCTGGGACATGtctgaacattttctgattttcacTCCCACTTCTGCTTCTTAAAGCTTGATGAAATCTGGCCCGCATAACTCGTAATTATGTGCTCCTTGATGCGGGTTTAGATATCacattcaaatgtgaaaatattttctgtgattGGCAAAAATTTGGTTCAAAGTCCTCTAACACGTTGGGCTATGTATCCATCTAGACTGTAGTGTTAGTTGCCCTCTCTCAAATATAATGCAACTACATGGCACTCTGGTAGAAGGTGGTTTATGTTGTTTCTCAAGATAATCCACGGACCATGATGTTGTGGGCAGATTCTTGTAGGgaccattttctctttctaccATATCACTGTGCACAAGGAAACATGTTACTACTCCTGGACTAGAGGcaagctaactaagctagcaaACGTTACATCTTAGCTGAGCAAGGTGCTATTAATGTTTATTCCCTGTGTTGTCACGAGCACGAGCCTCTTTTCCATGAGTATATGCACGCTTCATTCTGTGTAGTGGAATGGTTTCCAGGTGTAGTTTGGTACAAataaaatagttcctacatgaaactgttcacaacaaggtctgtggattatgaTGAGTAACTGAGTAATGACTTCTGGAAAAAGACAtgactgttgagtttttcatatgtatatttttggaGCTTTGAGCtccacaagctgagtgccatgTAGTTCAATTATATTCACTAGAAGACAGACATTTCTATGTCTGATATTCCGAAACATcgcaactcacaccaaaacaatctagagataaatagcactacaagcaagaggaagaagatttattttggggtgaactttcCCTTGAAGTTTGTGCAGCATTGGCAGAGACATCTCTTTGCCTTTTAAAACTTTAACCAGGAGAAAGTGAAAGTGGCAGCAAACCTACAGCGACTATTTATAAATGAAGGTATGTGCACTCACCCCTGTCTGTGGGCTGTGTGTTGGCACTGCTAATGGCGAACTGATAAAGTGAGGAGATATCGTCTTCACCCATTGCTGAGATctgacagcttctctctgaagtGACATCCACCAGGACTGAAAACTCTACAGGGCAAACAAAAGGAAGGTGAATCAATAAATTACGAACTGCAAGTGCAAGCCAGCGGCCCATACAGTAAACTATTACAGATTAAAGACTCTCTTTTACCTGAGGAGCTGACGTGCGTTGGAATAGGTACATCAGGGCTGAGGCCCAGGAAGTTGCATTTGTAGGCCTCCTCATATTGAGCACTGTAGGGCACAGATCGCACACAGCCCACCGGTAGCAAAGACTGATGGGAAACAGGACGGATACTCACATTACAAACATGCCTGAAGTGAGCGAGTTAATGGCCGCTCATCCACTCTCTTATTCTGAAGCATCTTTTATAGCTGATAGTTTGACACAGAAtacacaggtgtaaataatgaatTTAACGATGGCTAAATTCcactcagctgcttcagtgtcCTGGTTTGACatcgttaatgttattagtaacacctgtgcaATTTTCCACTATGATGAGTAAACATATCTGCTGTGGAAAAGGCCTTGGATGCACAAGGATCTTCTGGAGAAgagaaaattttaaaaacaactgtatCACAAGGATGACAGAAACGCACAGAGCACACTCGAATATCTTTCAACAGGAAAAAGGAAcgttaaataaaaacagctacatGCTCTGTCTCGTTTATGCCTCTCACATAGGGAGTTCAGGGGAGCATGTACAGGCGAGGAACATTTTCAAGGCGTGTAATGTTAGCATAAACAATACTAAGTCTTCAGGCGAGCTCGGCTCTGGAGAAATAATATTTCTGAAAGCCAAACCAAACATTATCACATTAAGCAGTATTTGTAATGAATCATATTTCATAACTATTTTTCAACCACAGTGACATGAAACAGTGTTTAATGTTTACAACTGTGTCATACCACACTGCATTTTGACTAATGACAGATTATTTACACTCTGGATAACTAATCAAGACCCTCCCGGGTGTTATCACTTGTGCTAACATGAAGACAATATTTCTCCTAACGAGACAAAAAGGTAATACAGTGGTAAAGTACCTTGAGCACTGTAAAAGCTGATTGGATGAGCCCGGGGTCTGCGCCTCTCCATATGACCTGATTTCCCATGAGCACATGCCACACCAGCTGACGAAACTCAGCAGCCCCTAGGACCTGCAGTATGATTCAGAACATGATATACAGCATGTCACAGATATATATGAGATAATGTAAAGATGTGAACTGACCAAAATACATGAGATTGATATAATTAGGAGAAGAATCTCAGTCTTTTTCTTAGTTTTCTGTCAACTTATACAGTCAATTTAATATATTTCTTAAGTTTACCTGTCTCAAATGCCTCAGTGATCTAAATTTGGGACCAGGTAACTCGTCCAATTTTGCATCATCGTACAGGAAGTTGTGACCCAGCTCGCTCTCTGATTGATGCCGCTGTGACTTTGCTgcacctccttctgctccttccCAGCagctcatttcctcctcttgctcTTTGAGAAACAGAGTGACATCAGAACAGAAATAGCAATGACCAAATGCTCTCATGTCTCAGTTTGTTGCAAGTTTGGGGGAATTCCAAGGGAAAATATTTTACACAGAGCAGACTCTATCTCATGCTCTTTATATAGTGTAATGTGTGAACGGAAATGAGTGGTTCACTGTCTTATCTCTTTCAGCAATACAGCACACAATGCACTCATTCAGGTacacatctctttttttaaagcaacttctgtgtatctgtctttttatttgatattgtttttgtttttttctgaacttatttatcttttctgtATTCCTCCTCTATTGTGTGTTACTGTTAAAGGCACTTTGAGCTGCATTTAATGTATTTCTCAGCCTTTTTTGGGATTTTTGAAATCtattttttaacttatttttatgttctttctttgcatattgtattttattttaaacaccATACTGGAAAGCATTTTGACCTGCATTTTACGTATGCaaggtgctatacaaataaagttattatcatgatttatgatttgtATCATTTGATTATTATGCAAATGAAGTAGCTCAGCTTTAGTCTGCACAATATTAAAACTGTATACTATGTAAAAACATCTAAGACCTTTTcgtgcaaaaacagaagtaaagTTTATCTAATGACAAAATTAATATAAAGGGACAGGTTATTAAAATTCCACAACCTAAGAGCCTCGCTGGCCGCTGAAATCTAAATCTTTTAATCACTTTTGAAAACACCTTCTGGAAAGGCAGTACATTTGAGTAAAATGGTTAAATGAATCACTTTGTTTTTCGTCTGCAGTTAGCCTCTGCACTGACTGACCCTGTGAATCAGACTCTGACAGGAGACTTTTCAGACTGATGATAACACCATGGCACATTGCGCAAACGCATGACGTCTGCTGTCTGATATCGCCATCTTTCAGGGGGCCAAAACTTGCCTGGAAGGCGAGACATGTCCAAGCATCACCCAAATAAATGATTTCCCATTTTTTGAGAAGTTTACTGTTACTGGAAATTATGGGCTACATTATTACAAATACACTGCTAATACAACATGCTTAAACAAGTCTGCGATGGAGAAGTACATAAGTTTGCATTACATATTAGTTtcaaaaaaatctgctttgatTAAGGACAATGtgcctacctgtctgtctctctataaGCACCAGCGTGTCCTCTGTGGGGGCTCcctccagcagcttctctgtCAGACGACTCCCACAGGCCTTCAGCAGCCTGAAGACATCCACACGTCCAAGTGAGTGataacaggaaaaaagacaacagcttGTGTGACATAAAGTGTTTCAACATGGGCATTAGTATTCTAGTTTTGAGTCATATCCCATTTTTGCTCACATCTGTGATATGGTCCCTGTATACATGATCTTAAAAGTATCCATTTCTAACTGTCAGTCAGCAGGCATCACTTGATTTCTCACCATCTCAAccactgttctgtttgttttaaaaccacTACAAGGTGTTTACATGCCACAGCATCCTAGTTTccattttaaagtattttttggccttttctggctttattgatagaacagctggagaggtagacaggaaacagggtaagagacggggagtgacacgcagcaaagggacccgagccgggagtcgaacccgggtccgctgcagaacctcggcacatgggtcgcgcacgctaccgactgagctatgcggcgccccatCCTAGTTTCCATTTGAGTGGTCAATTAACACATCCAGGTATATGACTCACAGGATACTAAAGTGAATGTAAAACCACTCATGACAAACTGAAAGCATATAAACACACCAGCTAAAGGAGGAGTGCAGGCTTGCCCAGAGATTGGGATGCTGGGTAAGAGAAGTTAGTGATCGTGCTGCATTGCCACTCCTTTGGTgtggaaacactgcaggtgAGAAGACACTGTTCATCCTCACTGCTCGCTGGGGACAAACTCCTTGTTCATTGTCAAACACCTGATGGAGCACAGTACGAAGACATTAGGCAAACTAACAGATACATGCCTATGGAATAAGTTAATGTTTCTAAATATGTTTCTATTTGTGTAATCTGAAAAAAGCCATGTAGCTGACATATGTGCACCCTACCTTGAGGGCAGTGCTTTGCAGGCTCTGGATTGTGAGTCTGAGGTGGCGTAACAGAAAAGGCCAGGAGTTGATAAGGTAGATCCTGTCCATTGCTACCATGACGATACTGTACCAGCGCTGGAAGCCCCTGGCGAGGCTGTCTTTGATAAAGAACGTGTGTGAGAACACAAAACCGTGCTGCTCATCTCCAAAGAAAATTGGCCCTTCACGGCCGGGACATACCTGacgacacagacagagagagagagagagagtgggtggCAACAAGGGaataagaaaatgtaataagttATTCAGTATAATGCGATgtgtgactcacacacacatacatacatgcagacGTACGTCACTGTTTACCTCACAGCTGAGGCTGCGTACGCAGGCCTGGCGGACAACGCTGAACAGCTGCGGCTGCCTGGGATGCTGGTGGCTCAGGAAGCGAATGCCTGTTTCGTCATCAATGCTCATGAAGCCAGGGTGAGATGCGGGAAGGGATCGACAGCCCTATGATGTGATGAGAAGAGGGAAGTTGGTATTTTAAGACAGGATACAGAACCATGAACTCACTACATAGGAAAATACAAAGACATATATCTATAGTTTTATGATGTAGAAGACAATGTGAAGGGAGGGGTGCTTCAGCTCACTCACATCACACATTTCCCCTCTCTGTGTGGCCGAGCTGTTGGCCCTCATGGTCAGCCCTTCTCCTTCCCGGTCACCATCGCGGTCCCTGTCCCCTGGCACAGGGGCACCTGCCTGGGATGAAGGCGACGGGGATGGAGGGTGCAGTGCTTCAGTGCAAAACAACGTCCGAGGGCCATGGAGCTCACAGAAGTGACAGAGAGCCACCAGAGCATTCATCTGAAGAAGGGGAGAAACAGGTTTTTCGGGTTTATACGACGTTGAATATGTCTGAGACGTTTATGTGCAGTAACAAGAAGGTCATAACACAACATTTGTTTCTAGTCAGTCACTGACATTACTAGGTTACACTGTTATTACAGCCGATGACATCAGATAGTCTTACCTTTCAGCAAATGACTGGTGCTCAGTGCTGCTTCACAAAAGGACATTCATTGCCCGCAACgttcaaaaaacagttttatgcATATCAAAACAGTCGCACAAAACCAACGAAAGTCTTCATCTGGTCCGTTTCGTAAAATCCATGACTCTCAGCGTCTCATACTCAGGTCTTCTCcactttttgttcagtttttctctctgtgctgctgctaactggcAATAACACAGTCACGTGACGCGCAGTCACGCGCTCGGGCTCAACTGACGCATGGCGGTTAACGGCGCTTCTTTTCCCCTCCATTTTAACCTTTAAATCGGTAAAatcttgattattttttcaagcAGCAAGGAAGTAATCAACTaccacatttattttatggTATCAGGCTTTGTTTAATGTTTCCACAAAGGCATTTTTCGACGAAAGACGTGTAAGGACTACGTTACCCATGAGCACCTGCGAGACAACAACCACAGGTCAAAGGGCGATCAGGAGTCAGGATCGTGTGCTCCTTCGGTTAGTATGTGAAAGAttgaaaaataacatattttgaatgtgtttgttgaaaatacatgtttatgttgaaATCGTAGTCTCCACATTTTATGGTTGTTAATCTTCTATGTTGAACTGAGAgttttgtaatattattaaaCGCTAACTACCCACTTCCGCATAACTTCGTGTTGGGAACATTTACATTGTTAGGAACCAAATATTCCGGTTTTAGGAGTGTCCGGTCTGAGTGAGTCATTATGGTCTACAGGTCAAACAAAGCTAAATGCAAACGCACACAGAGAcgcagaggattttttttctgaaacaacaCTGCCTTTTAAACCACAGATTGGAGCATGGCATCAAACGGATTGAACGAGCCCTCAGTTCCACCAGAGGACCAGACAGGTGATGGGACCCTCTTGATTGATGCACCAAGCCCGGAGGCAAGGGTCCCCTCTGAGCCTAACAATGGCAAAGACACCCTAGAAACCACAACAGGTAAATGTGCCTTTTATTTTCCCATGTAAAAAAGGTCCCAAAAGGCTACTAACTCAATATATAGACACGGGTGAATCCATATAGTGTATCACATACTCAAGAGACTGTGGCTAACACCACAGACCTGCTAGTAGCTCATGTTATCGGAAACAGCCTGTAATCTCTTCCAAGAAATCGATTTTGTAAACATATTTGTCTGTCTACAGTACACTTCTGTGTTACTGTGAGGAGTTGGAGTTCTGGTAAACTTTGTTATCATGTGTCAGGAGTTGGTAACCTTAATGGAAGGGGAGCTAAATGAATGAGTAGACCACAGTGATGGCTACCAACATTTTTACTTCATGCCTTCCTACTCTGCTGGAAATGTGTCAGGAGTCAGGAAGTGAGTCACGAGCTGTTAGTGTTGGCTCTGACTTCTGAGGAAAGATTTACTGTCCGCGTGTACTCTTGGCTCAATTCTAACTTTCCAAGGAAAACATTTCGTCACTGTCATTATTTTACCCACTTCCCTTTAGTTTCTTTTACTGAAAGCTTATGTCGGGAAGACTAAAACCATGATATGATCATTCTGTGACAGCCAGAGCTTTCCCAGGGGGATGGCAGACAGCTAATAATTGAAAGATTTGGAACATGAGTCACATCCAGTCCTGATATCTGGAAATAGCATTACAGGCTGTGTGGTATGTGTTCTGAGTTTACAGGCAACCACATCCTAACTACTTGGCTGACATTTTAGTCCTCTGGGTCAAGTCATTGCCACCTGTTACATGATTTACACTCTATGGAAGtgtagtggagaggaaataCAGTGTTGTGCGCATTTTTTCCACTGCAAGGTTTTTCATGGAGATTAATCCCTTATTTATTCCAGACTTGAACTGTTGAGTGCAATATCAGACCAGCTTAAGATAAGAATCAGATGAACATAATAACATTTTGTTGAGAATTATGGGACAGGCATCCCAAACTGTTTAATCACCCGTTGAGTGACCACGACCAACAAACACTGCTATGATTCTTTATTTCCATTGAAATGCAGATACTGATACTGCAGATACAGGCTTTCATTACAGTGTAATTACACGTCTGTTCTGCTCATctttcctccgtctctctctaaCATTGACAGAGTCAGCACAACAGGATGAGGATGGAGTCAACGTGTGCCAGTTTTTCCTGATGGGAAAGTGTCATTTTGGAAACAGATGTCGTTTTTCTCACAGGTCTGCTTGCCTTATTTTGTTCAGTAAACAAACCAGCAGAATAAAGGATGGCTTTTAATTCCCTTGTTAGACTTTTGATAAgtacatctttatttttattatatgtttatatgtgtgtgtgtatttatcttCTGTGTCAATAAATGTTGTATGGCAAATTATTATAGAACCTTAGGCTAGAATTAAATTGATGGCTGCCTCAATGCTAAAAGCGTTTATTCTCACATGCCCCTATGAACTCTAAATGTATGATAGGTTGATGTAACTGTCTTTCGTGTCCATAAGAGTGGCCAAGAGATGCCTTCTTAAAGCAATTTCAATACTAGAATAGCACtcagagcgcatacctccgccaaggcccaacggtcccatttaatttaaataagaCTAATCCAATCGCCCTGTATCACTCTACATCActttaaataattattatagGATAATTTGGGTCATTATATAGACAAcatgaataaaagtaaaaataaaagtacctGTCTAATGATAATGGAAAGTATTTGCCATGCAAGGATTTCCTGAATCACTTTTAAACcgtgaaacactgacatcagagtgaaattaaaaaaactaaactgaaaacatttaaaatcacagaCAATTCATTCTAGTCATCATATCATAAATCAAGTCTGAAGTCTTTAATTTCCAAGTGTTCAGTCTAATTTTCAGTTTAATTGCACTTTATCAAATCAGTAATTTACTTGATTCCACATCTCTGTACTCAACCATAACTCAGTGTTCAGACATGCTTCATGAATCTGTGTCAAATGTTATTGAgggttttattattttttttgtcatgaatCACATGCATATTTAGAGTTCTTTCCACTTGTGtggctctgctttcacagtGACCCATTAGTGGATGACTCAGGGGCTGCGTCTCCTGACCAGGATGACAAACAGGATggagaaaagatggaaaaacacaaaaagaaagggAACAAAGCAACGCCGAAATTTGAGCCAATAGGTAACTACATATTTAGTCTCCTATGTCACCTGAGAATGATAACATATTCTAAGGAGCACCGCGGCCCTACATTAATctgttttaacactttttttctatctccctctcctgcagagGTGAACAAGAAGCCTCGCATGCGCACAGCAGATGATGTTATCTCTCGGATCCTGTGGGACGCCTCAGTAGATTCTTCAGAATTTGTGGTGGGGTATGTAGATCGCTTCCTCGGTGTGCTGGAGCGTCCCTTCAATGACTTCAACTGGGACACCAACCCCTGCGACTGTGATTACTCCACTGAGCTGGCCCTGCCCAGACACAGGATCCAGTACTTCACCTACAGAGGGCACCGCGTCTGGGACCGCCACAGCAGGACTGACAGGGTGTTTGGCTCCACCGGTCAATCTCTGGCTCCCCCCtttggaggggaggaggaagtaAAGGGT includes:
- the flcn gene encoding folliculin isoform X2, giving the protein MNALVALCHFCELHGPRTLFCTEALHPPSPSPSSQAGAPVPGDRDRDGDREGEGLTMRANSSATQRGEMCDGCRSLPASHPGFMSIDDETGIRFLSHQHPRQPQLFSVVRQACVRSLSCEVCPGREGPIFFGDEQHGFVFSHTFFIKDSLARGFQRWYSIVMVAMDRIYLINSWPFLLRHLRLTIQSLQSTALKVFDNEQGVCPQRAVRMNSVFSPAVFPHQRSGNAARSLTSLTQHPNLWASLHSSFSWLLKACGSRLTEKLLEGAPTEDTLVLIERQTEQEEEMSCWEGAEGGAAKSQRHQSESELGHNFLYDDAKLDELPGPKFRSLRHLRQVLGAAEFRQLVWHVLMGNQVIWRGADPGLIQSAFTVLKSLLPVGCVRSVPYSAQYEEAYKCNFLGLSPDVPIPTHVSSSEFSVLVDVTSERSCQISAMGEDDISSLYQFAISSANTQPTDRGPTLLNKLEVALSNENLSVDVVSHCLLCLKEEWMNKVKVLFKFSKVDGRGREDTQKVLALLGATGPGEEDNVRLLKFWMTGLSKTYKSHLMTAVRGGERSPSQ
- the flcn gene encoding folliculin isoform X1 translates to MNALVALCHFCELHGPRTLFCTEALHPPSPSPSSQAGAPVPGDRDRDGDREGEGLTMRANSSATQRGEMCDGCRSLPASHPGFMSIDDETGIRFLSHQHPRQPQLFSVVRQACVRSLSCEVNSDVCPGREGPIFFGDEQHGFVFSHTFFIKDSLARGFQRWYSIVMVAMDRIYLINSWPFLLRHLRLTIQSLQSTALKVFDNEQGVCPQRAVRMNSVFSPAVFPHQRSGNAARSLTSLTQHPNLWASLHSSFSWLLKACGSRLTEKLLEGAPTEDTLVLIERQTEQEEEMSCWEGAEGGAAKSQRHQSESELGHNFLYDDAKLDELPGPKFRSLRHLRQVLGAAEFRQLVWHVLMGNQVIWRGADPGLIQSAFTVLKSLLPVGCVRSVPYSAQYEEAYKCNFLGLSPDVPIPTHVSSSEFSVLVDVTSERSCQISAMGEDDISSLYQFAISSANTQPTDRGPTLLNKLEVALSNENLSVDVVSHCLLCLKEEWMNKVKVLFKFSKVDGRGREDTQKVLALLGATGPGEEDNVRLLKFWMTGLSKTYKSHLMTAVRGGERSPSQ